GAGGCGATGCTGCGCGTGATCGGCGATCTGCGCGAACGCCACCCGCGGGTCGAGGCCGTGGGCGTCGGGGTGCCGGGCTTCGTCCATTTCGAGAAAGGTATCGTCCACAATCTCACCAACGTCCCGGGCTGGGTGGCCATCCCTCTCAAGAAGAAGCTGAGCGAGGCGACCGGTCTGCCGGTGGTGGTCGAGAACGACGCGAACTGCATGGCCTATGCCGAGTGGAAACGCGGCGCGGGCCGCGGTCTGCAGCATCTGGTGGCCCTGACACTGGGAACCGGCGTCGGCGGCGGTGTAGTGTGCAACGGCAAGATGGTCCGCGGTGCCCAATTCGGTGCCGGCGAGGTCGGCCAGATGTCGATCGACTGGCAGGGCCGCCGCGGCGCTTACGGCAACCTTGGTGCGCTGGAGGACTACGTGGGGAACAACGAGATCGGGGCCGACGCGCGCCAAACCTATCTGGATGCCGGGATCGAGCGCCACCTCGCGGAGTGCTCCCCTGCCGCGCTCGCCAAGGCTGCGATGGGAGGCGATGAAATCGCGCTGGCGATCTGGGACAGCGTGGCGGCGAAGCTGGCCACGGCGATCATGAACTGCTGCTGGCTGCTCAATCCGCAGGCCATCATCATCGGTGGCGGTGTGGCGAAAGCTGGCGATATCCTTTTCAACCCGCTGACGGCACACCTCTACGCGCAGCTTTCCGCGCCCTTCAAGGAGCACCTGATGATCCTTCCCGCGCGCTTCGGCAACGAAGCAGGCATGGTAGGTGCCGCGGCGCTGGCACTGGAGGAAGCCGGCGTGGTGCTGCAGCCTTGAGAGACGCAAGCGCTTTGATTCATAGGACCTGGCAGACCCCGGGTCCTATGAGTTGCCTTCCAATCCCGCGCCGGGAGAGGCCGTAGCCTTCGGCAGCTTCACGGTAAAGGCCGCGCCCTCGCCCTTCACGCTCTCCACGGAAATCACGCCGTCTTCCGCTTCCACGAGGCCACGGCAAATGGCGAGGCCGAGACCATAGCGGCCTCGCGAGCCGGTACGGGATTTGTCCGCGCGATAGAAGCGGTCGAAGAGATGCGGCAGGTCTTCGGGTGCGATGCCTGGTCCGTCGTCAGCGACCCGCAGGAAGACGTTCTCATCCGTCTCCCAGGTCGAGACCGTGATATTGCCGAATCGCTTGCCATAGAAGATGGCGTTCTCGGTGAGATTGGAGATTACCAGACCAAGGCGCTCCGGGCTGCCATTGACAGAGACGGGCTGAAGGTCTTGAAGCAAGCGGATGGAGCGTTGCTCCGCCAAGGTGCGGAGTTTGTTCGTCACCTTCCCAGCGACCTCGGCCAGGTCGAAAGGCAAGCCGCGCGCGGAGTCCGTGCCTGCATCCAGCCGTGCCAGCTCTAACAGAGCCTCGGTGAG
This portion of the Luteolibacter luteus genome encodes:
- a CDS encoding ROK family protein, whose amino-acid sequence is MPDTPLSIGVDFGGTSVKFGVLYRSNIIDQAPPISTPDFDGPDALIEAMLRVIGDLRERHPRVEAVGVGVPGFVHFEKGIVHNLTNVPGWVAIPLKKKLSEATGLPVVVENDANCMAYAEWKRGAGRGLQHLVALTLGTGVGGGVVCNGKMVRGAQFGAGEVGQMSIDWQGRRGAYGNLGALEDYVGNNEIGADARQTYLDAGIERHLAECSPAALAKAAMGGDEIALAIWDSVAAKLATAIMNCCWLLNPQAIIIGGGVAKAGDILFNPLTAHLYAQLSAPFKEHLMILPARFGNEAGMVGAAALALEEAGVVLQP